From a single Kitasatospora sp. NBC_00458 genomic region:
- a CDS encoding glycosyltransferase family 2 protein gives MSDYDDVWLVIPAYNEGTVIADVIEGARKTFPNIVVVDDGSTDNSAEHIMTTGAHLVQHPVNLGQGAALQTGLKYALKQPGAKFFATFDADGQHQTHDVEKMVALLRDNEADVVLGSRFIEQTGEVPWIKRVVLRTAATISPTARKLNLTDSHNGLRVINRAAASQLRITMNGMAHASEIVAFLAASELRVMEVPVDILYTEYSRSKGQSLINGVNILFDISLRERGRK, from the coding sequence ATGTCCGACTACGACGACGTGTGGCTGGTCATCCCGGCCTACAACGAGGGAACCGTCATCGCCGACGTGATCGAGGGAGCTCGCAAGACCTTCCCGAACATCGTGGTGGTCGACGACGGCAGCACGGACAACTCGGCCGAGCACATCATGACCACCGGCGCGCACCTCGTTCAGCACCCGGTCAACCTCGGCCAGGGCGCGGCCCTGCAGACCGGCCTCAAGTACGCCCTCAAGCAGCCGGGCGCCAAGTTCTTCGCCACCTTCGACGCCGACGGCCAGCACCAGACGCACGACGTCGAGAAGATGGTCGCCCTGCTCCGGGACAACGAGGCCGACGTCGTACTCGGCTCCCGGTTCATCGAGCAGACCGGCGAGGTGCCGTGGATCAAGCGGGTGGTCCTGCGGACCGCCGCGACGATCAGCCCCACCGCACGCAAGCTCAACCTCACGGACTCCCACAACGGCCTGCGGGTGATCAACCGCGCCGCGGCGTCCCAGCTCCGCATCACCATGAACGGCATGGCCCACGCCTCCGAGATCGTGGCCTTCCTGGCCGCCTCCGAGCTGCGCGTCATGGAGGTACCGGTGGACATCCTCTACACCGAGTACTCCCGGTCCAAGGGCCAGTCGCTGATCAACGGCGTCAACATCCTCTTCGACATCTCGCTCAGGGAGCGTGGCCGCAAGTGA
- the rpsJ gene encoding 30S ribosomal protein S10 — protein MAGQKIRIRLKAYDHEVIDSSAKKIVETVIRTGAQVAGPVPLPTEKNVYCVIRSPHKYKDSREHFEMRTHKRLIDILDPTPKTVDSLMRLDLPAGVDIEIKL, from the coding sequence ATGGCGGGACAGAAGATCCGCATCCGGCTCAAGGCCTACGACCACGAGGTCATCGACTCCTCGGCGAAGAAGATCGTCGAGACGGTGATTCGTACTGGTGCGCAGGTCGCGGGCCCGGTGCCGCTGCCCACTGAGAAGAACGTGTACTGCGTCATCCGCTCGCCGCACAAGTACAAGGACTCGCGCGAGCACTTCGAGATGCGTACTCACAAGCGTCTGATCGACATCCTCGACCCCACGCCGAAGACGGTTGACTCGCTCATGCGTCTCGACCTGCCGGCTGGCGTCGACATCGAGATCAAGCTCTGA
- the rplC gene encoding 50S ribosomal protein L3, with product MAKQIKGILGEKLGMTQVWDENNRIVPVTVVKAGPNVVTQVHTADSPAGYDAVQIGFGEIDPRKVNKPLAGHFAKAGVTPRRHLVELRTTDASEYTLGQEITAELFEAGVKVDVTGTSKGKGFAGVMKRHNFRGLGAGHGVQRKHRSPGSIGGCATPGRVFKGVRMAGRMGHERVTTQNLTIHAVDAEKGLLLIKGAIPGPNGGLVLVRTAAKGL from the coding sequence ATGGCTAAGCAGATTAAGGGCATCCTGGGCGAGAAGCTCGGCATGACCCAGGTCTGGGACGAGAACAACCGGATCGTTCCGGTGACCGTCGTCAAGGCTGGGCCCAATGTCGTGACCCAGGTCCACACCGCCGACAGCCCGGCCGGCTACGACGCCGTGCAGATCGGCTTCGGCGAGATCGACCCGCGCAAGGTGAACAAGCCCCTCGCGGGTCACTTCGCCAAGGCCGGCGTCACCCCGCGTCGTCACCTGGTCGAGCTCCGTACGACGGACGCGTCCGAGTACACCCTCGGCCAGGAGATCACCGCGGAGCTGTTCGAGGCGGGTGTCAAGGTCGATGTGACCGGCACCTCCAAGGGCAAGGGCTTCGCCGGTGTCATGAAGCGCCACAACTTCCGGGGCCTCGGCGCCGGTCACGGTGTGCAGCGCAAGCACCGCTCGCCCGGCTCGATCGGTGGCTGCGCCACCCCGGGTCGTGTGTTCAAGGGCGTACGGATGGCCGGCCGGATGGGCCACGAGCGCGTGACCACCCAGAACCTGACCATCCATGCCGTTGACGCGGAGAAGGGGCTGCTCCTGATCAAGGGCGCAATCCCGGGCCCGAACGGCGGCCTCGTCCTCGTCCGCACCGCGGCGAAGGGGCTGTGA
- the rplE gene encoding 50S ribosomal protein L5, whose protein sequence is MSETSVEKVTPRLKERYNSEIKGQLQEQFSYENVMLTPGLVKVVVNMGVGEAARDSKLIEGAIRDLTAITGQKPAVTKARKSIAQFKLREGQPIGTHVTLRGDRMWEFLDRLVSLALPRIRDFRGLSPKQFDGRGNYTFGLTEQVMFHEIDQDKVDRQRGMDITVVTTAQTDDEGRALLRALGFPFKEA, encoded by the coding sequence ATGTCTGAGACGTCTGTTGAGAAGGTGACCCCCCGTCTCAAGGAGCGTTACAACTCCGAGATCAAGGGTCAGCTGCAGGAGCAGTTCTCGTACGAGAACGTCATGCTGACGCCCGGCCTGGTCAAGGTCGTCGTCAACATGGGTGTCGGCGAGGCCGCCCGTGACAGCAAGCTGATCGAGGGCGCGATCCGCGACCTGACCGCGATCACCGGTCAGAAGCCGGCCGTGACCAAGGCTCGTAAGTCCATCGCGCAGTTCAAGCTGCGCGAGGGCCAGCCGATCGGCACCCACGTCACCCTCCGTGGTGACCGCATGTGGGAGTTCCTGGACCGTCTGGTGTCGCTGGCCCTGCCGCGTATCCGTGACTTCCGTGGTCTCTCCCCCAAGCAGTTCGACGGCCGTGGCAACTACACCTTCGGTCTGACCGAGCAGGTTATGTTCCACGAGATCGACCAGGACAAGGTCGACCGTCAGCGCGGTATGGACATCACCGTCGTGACCACCGCTCAGACCGACGACGAGGGCCGGGCGCTCCTGCGTGCTCTGGGCTTCCCGTTCAAGGAGGCGTGA
- the rplN gene encoding 50S ribosomal protein L14, with the protein MIQQESRLRVADNTGAKEILCIRVLGGSGRRYAGIGDVIVATVKDAIPGGSVKKGDVVKCVVVRTVKSRRRPDGSYIRFDENAAVVLKNTDGDPRGTRIFGPVGRELRDKKFMKIISLAPEVL; encoded by the coding sequence GTGATCCAGCAGGAGTCGCGACTGCGTGTCGCCGACAACACGGGCGCGAAGGAAATCCTTTGCATCCGCGTTCTCGGTGGTTCCGGTCGCCGCTACGCCGGTATCGGGGACGTCATCGTCGCCACCGTCAAGGACGCGATCCCCGGCGGTTCGGTGAAGAAGGGTGACGTCGTCAAGTGCGTCGTCGTCCGTACCGTGAAGTCGCGCCGTCGTCCCGACGGTTCGTACATCCGGTTCGACGAGAACGCCGCTGTCGTTCTCAAGAACACCGACGGTGACCCCCGCGGTACCCGCATCTTCGGCCCGGTGGGCCGCGAGCTGCGCGACAAGAAGTTCATGAAGATCATCTCGCTTGCGCCGGAGGTGCTCTAA
- the rplP gene encoding 50S ribosomal protein L16: MLIPRRVKHRKQHHPKRRGAAKGGTELAFGEYGIQAVTPAYVTNRQIESARIAVTRHIKRGGKVWINIYPDRPLTKKPAETRMGSGKGSPEWWIANVHPGRVMFELSYPNEKVAREALTRAAHKLPMKCRIIRREAGES; encoded by the coding sequence ATGCTGATCCCCCGTCGGGTCAAGCACCGCAAGCAGCACCACCCGAAGCGCCGCGGCGCTGCGAAGGGTGGCACCGAGCTCGCCTTCGGCGAGTACGGCATCCAGGCCGTCACCCCGGCCTACGTGACGAACCGGCAGATCGAGTCCGCTCGTATCGCCGTGACCCGTCACATCAAGCGTGGCGGCAAGGTCTGGATCAACATCTACCCGGACCGTCCGCTCACCAAGAAGCCGGCCGAGACCCGCATGGGTTCCGGTAAGGGTTCGCCCGAGTGGTGGATCGCGAACGTGCACCCGGGTCGGGTCATGTTCGAGCTGTCGTACCCCAACGAGAAGGTGGCTCGTGAGGCGCTGACCCGCGCAGCTCACAAGCTCCCGATGAAGTGCCGGATCATCCGGCGCGAGGCAGGTGAGAGCTGA
- the rplW gene encoding 50S ribosomal protein L23, producing the protein MAAEITSKTFTDPRDVLVKPVISEKSYSLLDENKYTFVVSPGANKTQIKQAVEAVFSVKVESVNTLNRQGKRKRSKTGFGKRKDTKRAIVTLAEGNRIDIFGGPTS; encoded by the coding sequence ATGGCTGCAGAGATCACGAGCAAGACGTTCACGGACCCCCGTGATGTCCTGGTGAAGCCGGTTATCTCCGAGAAGAGCTACTCGCTCCTCGACGAGAACAAGTACACGTTCGTCGTGTCGCCCGGTGCCAACAAGACCCAGATCAAGCAGGCCGTCGAGGCGGTCTTCTCGGTCAAGGTCGAGTCCGTCAACACGCTCAACCGTCAGGGCAAGCGCAAGCGCTCCAAGACGGGTTTTGGCAAGCGCAAGGACACCAAGCGCGCCATCGTGACGCTGGCTGAGGGCAACCGCATCGACATCTTCGGTGGTCCGACCTCCTGA
- the rplD gene encoding 50S ribosomal protein L4, with product MSTIDILSPSGDKTGSLELPAEIFDARVSVPLMHQVVVAQLAAARQGTHKTKTRGEVRGGGKKPYRQKGTGRARQGSTRAPQFAGGGVVHGPVPRDYSQRTPKKMIAAALRGALTDRARHNRIHVITDVTATEAPSTKAAKGLFGKITDRKNVLLVVERADELGLKSARNLPNVHILDAGQLNTYDVLVSDDVVFTQAAFERFVAGPAASAKAVAAEGELEGSAA from the coding sequence ATGAGCACCATTGACATCCTGTCGCCCTCGGGCGACAAGACCGGCAGCCTTGAGCTTCCGGCCGAGATCTTCGACGCGAGGGTCAGCGTTCCGCTGATGCACCAGGTCGTCGTGGCGCAGCTCGCTGCGGCCCGTCAGGGCACCCACAAGACCAAGACTCGTGGCGAGGTCCGTGGCGGCGGCAAGAAGCCGTACCGCCAGAAGGGCACCGGCCGCGCCCGTCAGGGCTCGACCCGTGCGCCGCAGTTCGCCGGCGGTGGCGTCGTGCACGGTCCCGTGCCGCGCGACTACTCGCAGCGGACCCCGAAGAAGATGATCGCCGCCGCCCTCCGCGGTGCGCTCACCGACCGGGCCCGCCACAACCGCATCCACGTCATCACCGACGTGACCGCGACCGAGGCGCCGTCGACCAAGGCCGCCAAGGGTCTGTTCGGCAAGATCACCGACCGCAAGAACGTCCTCCTGGTCGTCGAGCGTGCGGACGAGCTGGGCCTCAAGTCCGCTCGCAACCTGCCGAACGTGCACATCCTGGACGCCGGTCAGCTGAACACCTACGACGTGCTCGTCTCCGACGACGTGGTCTTCACCCAGGCCGCCTTCGAGCGTTTCGTGGCGGGTCCCGCCGCGTCCGCCAAGGCCGTGGCTGCTGAGGGCGAGCTCGAAGGGAGCGCCGCCTGA
- the rplV gene encoding 50S ribosomal protein L22 yields the protein MEARAQARYIRVTPMKARRVVDLIRGLNATEAQAVLRFAPQAATVPVGKVLDSAIANAAHNYNHSNVDDLVISEAYVDEGPTLKRFRPRAQGRAYRIRKRTSHITVVVSSKEGTR from the coding sequence ATGGAAGCCAGGGCCCAGGCGCGGTACATCCGCGTCACGCCCATGAAGGCCCGCCGCGTGGTGGACCTCATCCGTGGCCTGAACGCCACGGAGGCCCAGGCGGTCCTGCGTTTCGCTCCGCAGGCCGCGACCGTGCCGGTCGGCAAGGTGCTCGACAGCGCCATTGCCAACGCCGCGCACAACTACAACCACTCCAACGTGGACGACCTCGTCATCAGCGAGGCGTACGTTGACGAGGGCCCGACCCTGAAGCGGTTCCGTCCGCGTGCCCAGGGCCGTGCCTACCGGATCCGCAAGCGGACCAGCCACATCACCGTGGTCGTCAGCAGCAAGGAAGGGACCCGGTAA
- the rpsQ gene encoding 30S ribosomal protein S17 — protein MTENTNETRGFRKTREGLVVSDKMDKTVVVAVEDRVKHALYGKVIRRTNKLKAHDEANACGIGDRVLLAETRPLSATKRWRVVEILEKAK, from the coding sequence ATGACTGAGAACACCAACGAGACGCGCGGTTTCCGCAAGACCCGTGAGGGCCTCGTCGTCAGCGACAAGATGGACAAGACCGTCGTCGTCGCCGTCGAGGACCGCGTCAAGCACGCGCTGTACGGCAAGGTCATCCGCCGTACGAACAAGCTGAAGGCGCACGACGAGGCGAACGCCTGCGGCATCGGCGACCGGGTCCTCCTCGCGGAGACCCGCCCGCTGTCCGCGACGAAGCGCTGGCGCGTCGTCGAGATCCTCGAGAAGGCCAAGTAA
- a CDS encoding type Z 30S ribosomal protein S14: protein MAKKSLIAKAERKPKFGVRAYTRCQRCGRPHSVYRKFGLCRVCLREMAHRGELPGVTKSSW, encoded by the coding sequence ATGGCGAAGAAGTCCCTCATCGCGAAGGCCGAGCGGAAGCCGAAGTTCGGCGTCCGGGCCTACACCCGGTGCCAGCGCTGCGGCCGTCCGCACTCGGTGTACCGCAAGTTCGGCCTCTGCCGTGTCTGCCTCCGTGAGATGGCGCACCGCGGCGAGCTGCCGGGCGTGACCAAGAGCTCCTGGTAG
- a CDS encoding lipopolysaccharide biosynthesis protein, with protein MNDEGSTAPARRSPLAKVVSALPPGTQLVIGGTVLLGAASYVHLMAAGYSLGKPEMASVSLLWTILMSVGLGLFFPVEQELTRIVAARAVGGQGAAPVVRRILLITVGMLAVMAVGMGIAARPLARTFFDGRTDMVVALGIAFAAMAASNVSRGVLAGLNRFGAYGAQLAVDGALRIVLAGGCALAGVRSPLAFALILTVAPLVGVVATVRPLRAGVRTGPAAGWGSLASGLAPLVASTLLSQVVVNAAVVSTQLLAPDDAALVAGLLNAVVLARVPLFVFGSLQASLLAGLSSTAAAGDRAGFSKLLVRTCAVVTVLGVAGGIPATILGPWLIQVLFKADDVLGSLDFLWMSAGTLCYMLAMVLGQALLVLHRHRLQLLGWASGVVALIVTTLVPGPIATRVCLAYTVGSLTAVACMFAAVWVTFLRKPPTASAGAAESARPSLVDSV; from the coding sequence GTGAACGACGAGGGCAGTACGGCGCCGGCGCGCCGCTCCCCGCTGGCCAAGGTCGTCAGCGCTCTCCCCCCGGGCACCCAGCTGGTGATCGGGGGGACGGTGCTGCTCGGTGCCGCCTCCTACGTCCACCTGATGGCGGCCGGCTACAGCCTCGGCAAGCCGGAGATGGCGTCGGTCTCGCTGCTCTGGACGATCCTCATGTCCGTCGGCCTGGGGCTGTTCTTCCCGGTCGAGCAGGAACTCACCCGGATCGTCGCCGCCCGCGCGGTCGGCGGCCAGGGCGCCGCGCCGGTCGTCCGCCGGATCCTGCTGATCACCGTCGGCATGCTCGCCGTGATGGCGGTCGGGATGGGGATCGCGGCCCGGCCGCTGGCCCGCACCTTCTTCGACGGCCGCACCGACATGGTGGTGGCCCTGGGCATAGCGTTCGCCGCGATGGCGGCCAGCAACGTGAGCCGCGGCGTACTGGCCGGCCTCAACCGCTTCGGCGCGTACGGCGCCCAGCTGGCGGTGGACGGCGCCCTGCGCATCGTGCTGGCGGGCGGCTGCGCGCTGGCCGGTGTCCGGTCGCCGCTGGCGTTCGCCCTGATCCTCACCGTCGCTCCGCTGGTGGGCGTGGTGGCGACGGTCCGCCCGCTGCGCGCCGGGGTGCGGACCGGGCCCGCGGCCGGCTGGGGGAGCCTCGCCTCGGGCCTGGCCCCGCTGGTCGCCTCCACCCTGCTCTCCCAGGTGGTGGTCAACGCCGCGGTGGTCTCCACCCAGCTGCTCGCCCCGGACGACGCCGCGCTGGTGGCCGGCCTGCTGAACGCCGTGGTCCTCGCCCGCGTCCCGCTGTTCGTCTTCGGTTCGCTCCAGGCCTCGCTGCTGGCCGGCCTGTCGAGCACCGCGGCGGCGGGCGACCGGGCCGGGTTCTCCAAGCTGCTGGTCCGCACCTGCGCGGTCGTGACGGTGCTGGGCGTGGCCGGCGGCATCCCCGCGACCATCCTCGGCCCGTGGCTGATCCAGGTCCTCTTCAAGGCCGACGACGTGCTCGGTTCGCTCGACTTCCTCTGGATGTCCGCGGGCACGCTCTGTTACATGCTGGCCATGGTGCTCGGACAGGCACTGCTGGTCCTGCACCGGCACCGACTCCAACTGCTCGGCTGGGCGTCGGGTGTTGTTGCACTGATCGTGACCACTCTGGTACCCGGACCGATCGCGACCCGGGTCTGCCTCGCCTACACTGTTGGTTCGCTGACCGCTGTCGCATGCATGTTCGCCGCGGTCTGGGTGACCTTCCTGCGGAAGCCGCCGACCGCTTCGGCAGGGGCCGCCGAGTCCGCCCGCCCCTCACTCGTGGACTCGGTATGA
- the rplB gene encoding 50S ribosomal protein L2, translating to MGIRKYKPTTPGRRGSSVADFVEITRSTPEKSLVRPLHSKGGRNNAGRITVRHQGGGHKRAYRVIDFRRHDKDGVPAKVAHIEYDPNRTARIALLHYADGEKRYIIAPRGIAQGDRVENGPGADIKPGNNLPLRNIPVGTTIHAVELRPGGGAKMARSAGAGIQLLAREGKMAHLRMPSGEIRLVDARCRATVGEVGNAEQSNINWGKAGRMRWKGVRPTVRGVAMNPIDHPHGGGEGKTSGGRHPVSPWGQKEGRTRRPKKASDALIVRRRKTNKKR from the coding sequence ATGGGTATCCGCAAGTACAAGCCGACTACGCCGGGCCGTCGTGGCTCCAGCGTGGCCGACTTCGTCGAAATCACGCGGTCCACGCCGGAGAAGTCGCTGGTTCGCCCCCTGCACAGCAAGGGCGGCCGTAACAACGCCGGTCGGATCACCGTTCGCCACCAGGGTGGCGGGCACAAGCGCGCCTACCGCGTGATCGACTTCCGTCGTCACGACAAGGACGGCGTGCCGGCCAAGGTCGCGCACATCGAGTACGACCCCAACCGCACCGCGCGCATCGCGCTGCTGCACTACGCGGACGGCGAGAAGCGCTACATCATCGCGCCGCGCGGCATCGCGCAGGGTGACCGGGTCGAGAACGGCCCCGGCGCCGACATCAAGCCCGGCAACAACCTGCCGCTTCGCAACATCCCGGTCGGTACGACCATCCACGCGGTGGAGCTGCGTCCCGGTGGCGGTGCCAAGATGGCCCGCTCCGCCGGTGCCGGCATTCAGCTGCTGGCGCGTGAGGGCAAGATGGCGCACCTGCGCATGCCCTCCGGTGAGATCCGCCTGGTCGACGCGCGCTGCCGCGCGACCGTCGGCGAGGTCGGCAACGCCGAGCAGTCGAACATCAACTGGGGCAAGGCCGGCCGTATGCGCTGGAAGGGCGTTCGCCCGACCGTGCGTGGTGTGGCCATGAACCCGATCGACCACCCGCACGGTGGTGGTGAGGGTAAGACCTCCGGTGGTCGCCACCCGGTCTCGCCGTGGGGCCAGAAGGAGGGTCGTACCCGTCGCCCGAAGAAGGCGTCGGACGCTCTCATCGTGCGCCGCCGCAAGACCAACAAGAAGCGCTAG
- the rpsH gene encoding 30S ribosomal protein S8 — protein sequence MTMTDPIADMLTRLRNANSAYHDSVAMPASKIKAHVAEILQQEGYISSYKVEEPVEGEVGKKLTIELKFGPNRERSIAGIKRISKPGLRVYAKSTNLPKVLGGLGVAIISTSSGLLTDKQAAKKGVGGEVLAYVW from the coding sequence ATGACCATGACCGACCCCATCGCAGACATGCTCACGCGTCTGCGTAACGCGAACTCGGCGTACCACGACTCCGTGGCGATGCCGGCCAGCAAGATCAAGGCGCACGTCGCCGAGATCCTGCAGCAGGAGGGGTACATCTCCTCCTACAAGGTTGAGGAGCCCGTCGAGGGCGAGGTCGGCAAGAAGCTGACCATCGAGCTCAAGTTCGGCCCCAACCGTGAGCGCTCCATCGCCGGCATCAAGCGCATCAGCAAGCCGGGTCTGCGTGTTTACGCAAAGTCCACCAACCTGCCGAAGGTTCTCGGCGGCCTGGGCGTGGCGATCATCTCCACGTCCTCCGGCCTCCTGACCGACAAGCAGGCCGCCAAGAAGGGCGTAGGCGGAGAAGTTCTCGCCTACGTCTGGTAA
- the rpsC gene encoding 30S ribosomal protein S3, with product MGQKVNPHGFRLGISTDFKSRWYADKLYKDYVKEDVAIRRMMTKGMERAGISKVEIERTRDRVRVDIHTARPGIVIGRRGTEADRIRGDLEKLTGKQVQLNILEVKNPELDAQLVAQGVAEQLSSRVSFRRAMRKSMQGTMKSGAKGIKVQCSGRLGGAEMSRSEFYREGRVPLHTLRANVDYGFFEAKTTFGRIGVKVWIYKGDVKNIAEVRAENAAARSGNRPARPEGGRPARGGERRGGERGGRGRRPAGTEAQAPVAAETPAAENTGTEA from the coding sequence ATGGGCCAGAAGGTTAACCCGCACGGGTTCCGTCTCGGCATCAGCACGGACTTCAAGTCCCGCTGGTACGCCGACAAGCTGTACAAGGACTACGTCAAGGAAGACGTCGCCATTCGTCGCATGATGACGAAGGGCATGGAGCGCGCCGGCATCTCCAAGGTCGAGATCGAGCGCACCCGCGACCGCGTCCGCGTCGACATCCACACCGCGCGCCCCGGCATCGTGATCGGTCGCCGCGGCACCGAGGCCGACCGCATCCGCGGCGACCTTGAGAAGCTGACCGGCAAGCAGGTCCAGCTGAACATCCTTGAGGTCAAGAACCCCGAGCTGGACGCCCAGCTCGTGGCTCAGGGCGTCGCGGAGCAGCTGTCCTCCCGCGTCTCCTTCCGCCGTGCCATGCGCAAGTCGATGCAGGGCACCATGAAGTCCGGCGCCAAGGGCATCAAGGTCCAGTGCTCCGGTCGTCTCGGCGGCGCCGAGATGAGCCGTTCGGAGTTCTACCGCGAGGGCCGTGTGCCGCTGCACACCCTGCGCGCGAACGTCGACTACGGCTTCTTCGAGGCCAAGACGACCTTCGGCCGTATCGGCGTGAAGGTCTGGATCTACAAGGGCGACGTCAAGAACATCGCCGAGGTCCGCGCTGAGAACGCCGCTGCCCGCTCGGGCAACCGTCCGGCCCGTCCCGAGGGTGGTCGTCCCGCCCGCGGTGGCGAGCGCCGTGGTGGCGAGCGCGGTGGCCGTGGCCGTCGTCCCGCCGGCACCGAGGCCCAGGCCCCGGTCGCCGCCGAGACCCCGGCTGCCGAGAACACCGGAACGGAGGCCTGA
- the rplX gene encoding 50S ribosomal protein L24 — translation MKIKKGDLVQVITGKDRGKQGKVIQAMPAENKVLVEGVNRVKKHTKPGPGTQGGIVTVEAPVHVSNVQLVVEKDGKKVVTRVGYRFDDEGNKIRVAKRTGEDI, via the coding sequence ATGAAGATCAAGAAGGGTGACCTGGTCCAGGTCATCACCGGCAAGGACCGCGGCAAGCAGGGCAAGGTCATCCAGGCCATGCCCGCCGAGAACAAGGTCCTGGTCGAGGGTGTGAACCGGGTCAAGAAGCACACCAAGCCGGGCCCGGGTACTCAGGGTGGCATCGTCACCGTCGAGGCCCCGGTGCACGTCTCCAACGTCCAGCTGGTCGTGGAGAAGGACGGCAAGAAGGTCGTCACCCGCGTTGGCTACCGCTTCGATGACGAGGGCAACAAGATCCGCGTTGCCAAGCGAACCGGTGAGGACATCTGA
- a CDS encoding DUF2304 domain-containing protein, with amino-acid sequence MKYIWIQLLLMVGTGVLVLAFVRRWDAAHTRAWKRMAFFAFVIANVYAVLRPEDVTWIANKLGVGRGTDLVLYLLVVAMAFMTLNTFMRFRSLEKKLTDLARTVAVNDGQRVNDDRFGDEPVERETIAQR; translated from the coding sequence GTGAAGTACATCTGGATCCAGTTGCTGCTCATGGTCGGCACGGGTGTGCTCGTGCTCGCCTTCGTCCGCCGCTGGGACGCCGCGCACACCCGGGCGTGGAAGCGGATGGCGTTCTTCGCCTTCGTCATCGCCAACGTGTACGCGGTCCTGCGCCCCGAGGACGTCACCTGGATCGCCAACAAGCTGGGCGTCGGCCGCGGCACCGACCTGGTGCTCTACCTGCTCGTGGTGGCCATGGCCTTCATGACCCTGAACACCTTCATGCGCTTCCGCTCGCTGGAGAAGAAGCTGACCGACCTGGCCCGCACGGTCGCCGTCAACGACGGCCAGCGGGTGAACGACGACCGCTTCGGCGACGAGCCGGTCGAGCGCGAGACGATCGCCCAGCGTTGA
- the rpmC gene encoding 50S ribosomal protein L29, which translates to MSAGTKAADLRELDNEGLVAKLREAKEELFNLRFQAATGQLDNHGRLKLVRKDIARIYTLMRERELGIETVENA; encoded by the coding sequence ATGTCGGCCGGCACCAAGGCTGCTGACCTCCGCGAGCTGGACAACGAGGGTCTCGTTGCCAAGCTCCGTGAGGCCAAGGAGGAGCTGTTCAACCTCCGCTTCCAGGCGGCGACCGGGCAGCTCGACAACCACGGACGGCTCAAGCTCGTCCGTAAGGACATCGCGCGGATCTACACCCTGATGCGCGAGCGCGAGCTGGGCATCGAGACGGTGGAGAACGCCTGA
- the rpsS gene encoding 30S ribosomal protein S19, which produces MPRSLKKGPFIDGHLLKKVDAQNEAGTQNVIKTWSRRSVIFPAMLGHTIAVHDGRKHVPVFVTESMVGHKLGEFAPTRTFRGHVKDDRKSKRR; this is translated from the coding sequence ATGCCGCGCAGTCTCAAGAAGGGCCCCTTCATCGACGGCCACCTTCTCAAGAAGGTGGACGCGCAGAACGAGGCGGGTACCCAGAACGTCATCAAGACCTGGTCCCGTCGCTCCGTGATCTTCCCGGCCATGCTCGGCCACACGATCGCGGTGCACGATGGCCGTAAGCACGTCCCGGTGTTCGTCACCGAGTCGATGGTCGGCCACAAGCTCGGCGAGTTCGCGCCGACGCGTACCTTCCGCGGTCACGTCAAGGACGACCGCAAGTCGAAGCGTCGCTAG